From Lemur catta isolate mLemCat1 chromosome 21, mLemCat1.pri, whole genome shotgun sequence, a single genomic window includes:
- the TRAFD1 gene encoding TRAF-type zinc finger domain-containing protein 1 isoform X1, which produces MAEFLDDQDTRLCDNCKKEIPVFNFTMHEIHCQRNIGMCPICKEPFPKSDIETHVATEHCQVTCKCNKKLEKRQLKKHEETECPLRLALCQHCDLELSILKLKEHEDYCGARTELCGTCGRNVLVKDLKAHPEVCGREGEEKRNEVALPPNAYDESWSQDGIWIASQLLRQIETLDPPMRLPRRPLRAFEPDLFHNRTTNQRNMAAQFPIQNNLFEEQERQERNRTRQPPKEGGEDSANLDFMLALSLQNEAQASSMAQQDFWRAVYEADYSHGGPSSLSNIKGAADETMLPCEFCEELYPEELLIDHQTSCNPSCALPSFNTGSSSPRGVEESDVIFQNFLQQATSNQLDSLMGLSNSPSVEDTVIIPCEFCGVQLEEEVLFHHQDQCDQRPATANNHGTEGIPRQDSQPRETSPELPRRRVKHQGDLSSGYMDDIKEETANGPTYPLPPNRPINNMTATSNRLSKSTSGPRPGCQPSPPCVLKLNNADSQDIHGRNRNSQNGAVATGHVPVIQPVRNLYSENLVSSFPSGSAGRCGAGGRSEGGRNTRVTPVAASYRRTAKAKPPKQQGAGDAEEEEEEE; this is translated from the exons ATGGCTGAATTTCTAGATGACCAGGATACTCGACTGTGTGACAACTG CAAGAAAGAAATTCCTGTGTTTAACTTTACCATGCATGAGATCCACTGTCAAAGGAACATTGGGATGTGTCCTATCTGCAAGGAACCATTTCCCAAATCTGACATCGAGACTCACGTGGCTACGGAACACTGTCAG GTGACCTGCAAATGTAACAAGAAGCTGGAGAAGAGGCAGTTAAAGAAGCATGAG GAGACTGAGTGCCCTCTGCGGCTTGCTCTGTGCCAGCACTGTGATTTAGAACTTTCCATTCTCAAGCTGAAGGAGCATGAAGATTACTGTGGTGCCCGTACGGAGCTGTGTGGCACCTGTGGGCGCAACGTCCTTGTTAAAGATCTGAAGGCTCATCCTGAAGTTTGTGGgcgagagggagaggaaaagagaaatgaggttGCCCTACCTCCTAATGCATATGATGAGTCTTGGAGTCAAGATGGAATCTGGATTGCATCCCAACTCCTCAGACAAATTGAGACTCTGGACCCACCCATGAGGCTACCCCGAAGGCCCCTGAGAGCCTTTGAACCAGACCTTTTCCACAATAGGACTACCAACCAAAGGAACATGGCAGCTCAGTTTCCAATTCAGAATAATCTAT ttgaagaacaagaaaggcaggaaaggaaTAGAACCCGGCAGCCCCCCAAAGAGGGTGGTGAAGATAGTGCAAACTTGGACTTCATGTTGGCCCTAAGTCTGCAAAATGAAGCCCAGGCCTCCAGCATGGCACAGCAGGACTTCTGGAGGGCTGTATATGAGGCAGACTATTCTCATGGCGGTCCCAGTTCTCTGAGTAACATAAAGG GTGCAGCTGACGAGACCATGTTGCCTTGTGAATTTTGTGAGGAGCTCTACCCAGAGGAACTGCTGATTGACCACCAG ACAAGCTGTAACCCTTCATGTGCCTTACCTTCGTTCAATACTGGCAGCTCTTCCCCCAGAGGGGTGGAGGAATCTGATGTTATCTTCCAGAACTTTCTGCAACAGGCTACAAGTAACCAGTTAGACTCCTTGATGGGCCTGAGCAATTCACCCTCTGTGGAGGACACCGTCATCATCCCATGTGAATTCTGTGGGGTACAGCTTGAAGAGGAGGTTCTGTTCCATCACCAG GACCAGTGTGACCAGCGCCCAGCCACAGCAAACAACCACGGGACAGAGGGGATTCCTAGACAGGATTCCCAGCCTCGAGAGACCTCACCAGAGCTGCCCAGGAGGCGTGTCAAACACCAGG GAGACCTGTCTTCTGGTTATATGGATGATATCAAGGAGGAAACAGCTAATGGGCCCACCTACCCTCTGCCCCCCAACAGACCCATTAACAATATGACAGCTACCTCTAACCGACTGTCAAAATCAACGTCAGGCCCCAGACCTGGGTGTCAGCCCAGCCCTCCTTGTGTACTGAAGCTCAACAACGCAGACAGCCAGGACATCCATGGGCGGAATCGAAACAGTCAGAATGGGGCCGTGGCCACTGGCCATGTTCCAGTGATTCAACCCGTTCGAAATCTCTACTCAGAAAACCTTGTGTCCTCTTTCCCCAGTGGGTCTGCAGGGAGATGCGGAGCTGG tggTAGGAGTGAAGGTGGCAGGAACACCCGGGTCACCCCTGTAGCTGCCAGCTACCGCAGAACTGCAAAG GCAAAGCCCCCGAAGCAACAGGGAGCTGGGgatgcagaggaggaagaggaagaagagtaa
- the TRAFD1 gene encoding TRAF-type zinc finger domain-containing protein 1 isoform X2, producing MAEFLDDQDTRLCDNCKKEIPVFNFTMHEIHCQRNIGMCPICKEPFPKSDIETHVATEHCQVTCKCNKKLEKRQLKKHEETECPLRLALCQHCDLELSILKLKEHEDYCGARTELCGTCGRNVLVKDLKAHPEVCGREGEEKRNEVALPPNAYDESWSQDGIWIASQLLRQIETLDPPMRLPRRPLRAFEPDLFHNRTTNQRNMAAQFPIQNNLCAADETMLPCEFCEELYPEELLIDHQTSCNPSCALPSFNTGSSSPRGVEESDVIFQNFLQQATSNQLDSLMGLSNSPSVEDTVIIPCEFCGVQLEEEVLFHHQDQCDQRPATANNHGTEGIPRQDSQPRETSPELPRRRVKHQGDLSSGYMDDIKEETANGPTYPLPPNRPINNMTATSNRLSKSTSGPRPGCQPSPPCVLKLNNADSQDIHGRNRNSQNGAVATGHVPVIQPVRNLYSENLVSSFPSGSAGRCGAGGRSEGGRNTRVTPVAASYRRTAKAKPPKQQGAGDAEEEEEEE from the exons ATGGCTGAATTTCTAGATGACCAGGATACTCGACTGTGTGACAACTG CAAGAAAGAAATTCCTGTGTTTAACTTTACCATGCATGAGATCCACTGTCAAAGGAACATTGGGATGTGTCCTATCTGCAAGGAACCATTTCCCAAATCTGACATCGAGACTCACGTGGCTACGGAACACTGTCAG GTGACCTGCAAATGTAACAAGAAGCTGGAGAAGAGGCAGTTAAAGAAGCATGAG GAGACTGAGTGCCCTCTGCGGCTTGCTCTGTGCCAGCACTGTGATTTAGAACTTTCCATTCTCAAGCTGAAGGAGCATGAAGATTACTGTGGTGCCCGTACGGAGCTGTGTGGCACCTGTGGGCGCAACGTCCTTGTTAAAGATCTGAAGGCTCATCCTGAAGTTTGTGGgcgagagggagaggaaaagagaaatgaggttGCCCTACCTCCTAATGCATATGATGAGTCTTGGAGTCAAGATGGAATCTGGATTGCATCCCAACTCCTCAGACAAATTGAGACTCTGGACCCACCCATGAGGCTACCCCGAAGGCCCCTGAGAGCCTTTGAACCAGACCTTTTCCACAATAGGACTACCAACCAAAGGAACATGGCAGCTCAGTTTCCAATTCAGAATAATCTAT GTGCAGCTGACGAGACCATGTTGCCTTGTGAATTTTGTGAGGAGCTCTACCCAGAGGAACTGCTGATTGACCACCAG ACAAGCTGTAACCCTTCATGTGCCTTACCTTCGTTCAATACTGGCAGCTCTTCCCCCAGAGGGGTGGAGGAATCTGATGTTATCTTCCAGAACTTTCTGCAACAGGCTACAAGTAACCAGTTAGACTCCTTGATGGGCCTGAGCAATTCACCCTCTGTGGAGGACACCGTCATCATCCCATGTGAATTCTGTGGGGTACAGCTTGAAGAGGAGGTTCTGTTCCATCACCAG GACCAGTGTGACCAGCGCCCAGCCACAGCAAACAACCACGGGACAGAGGGGATTCCTAGACAGGATTCCCAGCCTCGAGAGACCTCACCAGAGCTGCCCAGGAGGCGTGTCAAACACCAGG GAGACCTGTCTTCTGGTTATATGGATGATATCAAGGAGGAAACAGCTAATGGGCCCACCTACCCTCTGCCCCCCAACAGACCCATTAACAATATGACAGCTACCTCTAACCGACTGTCAAAATCAACGTCAGGCCCCAGACCTGGGTGTCAGCCCAGCCCTCCTTGTGTACTGAAGCTCAACAACGCAGACAGCCAGGACATCCATGGGCGGAATCGAAACAGTCAGAATGGGGCCGTGGCCACTGGCCATGTTCCAGTGATTCAACCCGTTCGAAATCTCTACTCAGAAAACCTTGTGTCCTCTTTCCCCAGTGGGTCTGCAGGGAGATGCGGAGCTGG tggTAGGAGTGAAGGTGGCAGGAACACCCGGGTCACCCCTGTAGCTGCCAGCTACCGCAGAACTGCAAAG GCAAAGCCCCCGAAGCAACAGGGAGCTGGGgatgcagaggaggaagaggaagaagagtaa